In one window of Tripterygium wilfordii isolate XIE 37 chromosome 1, ASM1340144v1, whole genome shotgun sequence DNA:
- the LOC119999102 gene encoding protein DMP2-like: MVNTSSIQNKTFTGAGNFVKLLPTGTVFMFQFLNPVFTNSGDCHPINKYLTSFLIAICGLSCCFASFTDSYKGSDGLTHYGFATAKGLWPSPNSDSVDLSNYKLRFGDFVHAFFSLNVFVVLALLDSNTVNCFYPSFESTNKALMMALPPVIGSISGVVFLLFPNNRHGIGYPSSDDSSKKS; this comes from the coding sequence ATGGTGAATACTAGCTCAATCCAGAACAAGACGTTCACAGGAGCCGGAAACTTCGTAAAGCTCCTCCCGACCGGAACAGTTTTCATGTTCCAATTCCTTAATCCTGTCTTCACCAACAGTGGTGATTGCCACCCCATCAACAAGTACCTTACCAGCTTCCTCATAGCCATTTGTGGCCTTTCTTGCTGTTTTGCTTCTTTCACAGACAGTTACAAAGGCAGCGATGGTCTGACTCACTATGGATTCGCTACTGCAAAAGGACTCTGGCCATCTCCAAACTCCGACTCAGTCGACTTGTCGAATTACAAGCTGCGTTTTGGTGACTTTGTTCATGCTTTCTTTTCATTGAACGTGTTTGTTGTTCTGGCTCTCCTGGATTCCAACACTGTGAACTGCTTCTATCCATCTTTTGAGTCCACCAACAAGGCTCTGATGATGGCCTTGCCACCAGTTATAGGTTCCATTTCCGGCGTGGTGTTCTTGTTGTTCCCTAACAATCGCCATGGAATCGGGTACCCTTCAAGTGATGATAGTTCAAAGAAGTCATAA
- the LOC119999083 gene encoding putative E3 ubiquitin-protein ligase RF298, with protein sequence MASMVAQGSASSSSQVSPLLSVHEKGSRNKRKFQADLLFGEPNDIIPSTQNECLTYEFSAEKFEGTAGHGQSGACDLCGVGQYLSDGLQLDLGLASVVGSSEVWPSRPREEIEMDEFHDADWSDHVESQLEELVLCTLDTVFKSAIKKIVACGYTEEVATKAILRSGLCYGCKDIVSNIVDNTLAFLRSAQEIDPSRQHCFEDLQQLEKYILAELVCVLREVRPFFSIGDAMWCLLICDMNISHACAMDGDLLSSFDGDGASDGTSLIPSQTQSKTEPVNEVTLPNPCNPTTPSTPCSHTSQSEEPTVAVVPNITSPKNSVVLCGLTSDKEGLNSTSDTVGKSFGVTVTSKSSAREEKFGSSKKVHSASSKREYILRQKSLHVEKNYRTYGSKGSSRAGKLSGLGGLILDKKLRSVSESTAVHIKNASLKISKAMGVDVPQVGQKTRNLPYNPGFSSPRAFNSETGDAISALPKTIIPATLPPVNAAALCAMSSPPALSTADTELSLSLPVKSNSSPIPLNCNTGIPNSIYAGMPYDKSVGQWLPRDKKDEMILKLVPTVQELQNQLQEWTEWANQKVMQAARRLSKDKAELKILRQEKEEVERLKKEKQSLEENTMKKLSEMENALCKASGQVEKANTAVRRLELENALLRKEMEAAKLSAAKSAASCQEISKWEKKTLMKCQSWEKQKTLFQEELVTEKRKVAQLLQELEQAKQLQEQHEARWHQEERAKEELLLQVCSLTKERQQIETSTKSKEDHIKLEAEINLQKYKDDIQKLEKEISQLRVKTNSSKIAALRRGIDGSYASRLAEIKDSPDQQEYWIPNVSEVVANFHDYSETGSVKRERECVMCLSEEMSVVFLPCAHQVVCATCNELHEKQGMKECPSCRSPIQRRITVRFSGS encoded by the exons ATGGCATCAATGGTTGCCCAGGGCAGTGCTAGTAGCAGCAGTCAAGTGTCTCCCTTGTTGTCAGTTCATGAAAAAGGAAGTAGGAACAAGAGGAAGTTCCAAGCTGATCTGTTGTTTGGCGAACCTAATGATATTATACCTTCAACACAAAATGAGTGCCTCACTTATGAGTTTTCTGCTGAGAAATTTGAAGGAACAGCAGGCCATGGGCAATCCGGTGCATGTGACCTGTGCGGTGTTGGCCAATACCTTTCAGATGGGTTACAACTTGATCTTGGATTGGCTAGTGTTGTAGGTTCATCCGAGGTTTGGCCAAGTAGGCCTAGAGAGGAGATAGAGATGGATGAATTCCATGATGCTGATTGGAGTGATCATGTAGAGAGTCAACTAGAAGAGCTTGTTTTATGCACTTTGGACACAGTTTTCAAGAGCGCAATTAAAAAGATTGTAGCTTGTGGCTACACTGAAGAGGTTGCAACAAAGGCTATTTTGAGGTCTGGTCTTTGTTATGGGTGTAAAGATATTGTGTCAAATATAGTGGACAATACTTTGGCATTTCTTAGAAGTGCTCAAGAGATTGATCCTTCAAGGCAGCACTGTTTTGAGGATTTGCAGCAGCTGGAGAAGTACATTTTGGCAGAATTAGTATGTGTTCTTCGGGAAGTTAGGCCTTTTTTCAGCATTGGGGATGCAATGTGGTGTTTATTGATATGCGATATGAACATATCACATGCTTGTGCAATGGATGGAGATCTGCTGAGTAGTTTTGATGGCGATGGGGCTTCTGATGGTACTTCGTTGATACCATCCCAAACGCAGTCGAAAACAGAACCTGTTAATGAAGTGACTCTTCCTAATCCCTGTAACCCAACAACACCTTCAACTCCTTGCTCTCATACCTCTCAATCAGAGGAACCAACCGTGGCTGTAGTTCCTAATATAACGAGCCCGAAAAACTCTGTTGTTCTCTGTGGACTAACATCAGATAAAGAGGGCCTAAATTCTACATCTGATACGGTTGGCAAATCCTTTGGTGTTACGGTAACATCAAAATCTTCTGCGCGGGAAGAAAAATTTGGGAGCAGTAAAAAGGTCCATTCTGCTAGTAGCAAGAGAGAATACATACTTAGACAGAAGTCACTTCATGTGGAGAAGAATTACCGGACATATGGGTCTAAAGGATCTTCGAGAGCGGGGAAACTGAGTGGTTTGGGTGGTTTGATTTTGGATAAGAAACTTAGGTCTGTGTCGGAGTCAACTGCTGTTCATATAAAGAATGCTTCATTGAAGATAAGCAAGGCAATGGGAGTTGATGTACCTCAAGTTGGTCAGAAGACTCGGAACCTTCCATATAATCCTGGCTTCTCTTCACCCAGAGCATTTAACTCAGAAACTGGTGATGCCATTTCTGCTTTGCCTAAGACTATCATACCAGCTACGTTACCCCCTGTCAATGCCGCCGCATTATGTGCAATGAGTAGCCCACCTGCATTATCAACTGCAGATACCGAGCTTTCCCTTTCATTGCCTGTCAAAAGCAACTCTTCTCCAATTCCTCTCAACTGTAATACTGGGATACCTAATTCTATTTATGCCGGAATGCCGTATGACAAATCTGTTGGGCAATGGCTTCCCCGGGATAAAAAGGATGAGATGATTCTTAAGCTGGTTCCGACGGTGCAAGAACTGCAAAATCAGCTCCAAGAATGGACAGAGTGGGCTAATCAGAAGGTGATGCAAGCTGCTCGCAGGCTTAGCAAAGACAAGGCTGAACTGAAGATACTGAggcaagagaaagaagaagttgAGCGATTAAAGAAAGAGAAGCAAAGTCTCGAGGAAAACACCATGAAGAAGCTCTCTGAGATGGAGAATGCTTTGTGTAAGGCAAGTGGGCAAGTGGAGAAAGCTAATACTGCTGTCCGGAGACTTGAGCTGGAGAATGCTCTACTAAGGAAAGAGATGGAGGCTGCTAAATTGAGTGCGGCGAAGTCAGCTGCAAGCTGTCAGGAAATATCAAAATGGGAGAAGAAGACACTAATGAAGTGTCAGTCATGGGAGAAACAGAAAACCTTATTCCAGGAAGAGCTCGTGACCGAAAAGCGTAAGGTTGCACAGTTACTCCAGGAACTAGAGCAGGCTAAACAACTCCAGGAACAGCATGAG GCTAGATGGCATCAAGAAGAGAGAGCGAAGGAAGAACTGCTTTTACAGGTCTGCTCACTTACAAAAGAAAGACAACAGATTGAGACTTCCACAAAATCTAAGGAGGACCATATCAAATTGGAAGCAGAAATCAATCTGCAGAAGTACAAAGATGATATTCAGAAGCTAGAAAAGGAAATTTCACAATTGAGGGTGAAGACCAACTCTTCGAAAATTGCTGCACTTCGACGAGGCATTGATGGAAGCTATGCTAGCAGACTCGCGGAGATCAAAGATAGTCCTGACCAACAGGAGTATTGGATCCCTAATGTCTCAGAAGTGGTGGCAAATTTCCATGATTACTCGGAGACAGGAAGTGTAAAGCGGGAACGAGAGTGTGTGATGTGTCTTTCAGAGGAAATGTCAGTGGTTTTCCTCCCTTGTGCCCATCAAGTGGTTTGCGCAACATGCAATGAACTCCATGAGAAGCAGGGAATGAAAGAATGTCCTTCTTGTAGGAGCCCTATCCAGAGGCGAATTACTGTACGCTTTTCTGgctcttag